In Terriglobus aquaticus, the genomic window CCTGCGCGGTCCGAGGTTTCGAGGAAACGGGTGCCCGTGCTGGTGACACGTTTGTGGTGATCGGGGCGGGGCCACTTGGTCTTATGTTTCTGCGGGTGGCCAGCATCGCCGGCTGCCGCGTGATTGCGGTGGTCAAGCGCGCAGACCAGGTGGAGAGCGCCCGGCGCTTCGGCGCGGAACACGTTGTGCAGATCGCAGACGGCCTGGATGTGGTTGCGGAAACACGGGCCCTGACCGAGGGCGGTGTGGGAGCCGACGTTGTTGTGGAATGTGTGGCGACCCCGCAAAGCTGGGAACAGGCGGTGGCGACCGTTCGCAAGGGTGGGACGGTGAACCTGTTTGGCGGACCGCCCTCAGGCACCCGCGTCAGCTTCGACACAAACCGGCTGCACTATGGGGACATCACGCTGAAGGCGAGCTTTCACCACACACCGGCAACGTGCCGGCGGGCCTTTGACCTGATCCGCACGGGAGCAGCGTCGCCCGCAGACTTCATCACGGCGACGGCGACGCTTGCCCAAGTGCCGGAGGTGTTTCGCCGCATGATGGTGCGATCGGCGGAGGGCCGAGTCGACATCAAGACGGCGATCCTGCCGAGCTCGGAGTGTGCGGCATGAGCGGTGTTGTCGCAACGGCATCGAATCGCCTGGCCGGTGCGCCGGCAGGTCTGCTGGAGCCGGAGACTCGGCCCACTCTTGCTGAGGCCAGACAGTGGTGCAAGGCGTTGGCCGATTCGCATTACGAGAACTTCCACGTGGCCACGACGCTGCTGCCGGCCAGGCTTCGTCCGCATTTTCATGCGGTGTACGCGTTTTGCCGAGTGTCAGACGATCTGGGCGATGAGGTGCCGGATCGCGCTCTCGCGTCCGAACT contains:
- a CDS encoding zinc-dependent alcohol dehydrogenase; the protein is MQAVILHGAEDLRLETVPRPSAGPGEVVVRVGAATTCGTDLKVYRRGYHAQMLRPPTVFGHEVAGTITEVGEGVSSFRVGDRVVALNSAPCEQCYFCRRDQPNLCADLLFNNGAYAEYMRVPERIVSRNTLLLPDDLPFEHAALTEPLACAVRGFEETGARAGDTFVVIGAGPLGLMFLRVASIAGCRVIAVVKRADQVESARRFGAEHVVQIADGLDVVAETRALTEGGVGADVVVECVATPQSWEQAVATVRKGGTVNLFGGPPSGTRVSFDTNRLHYGDITLKASFHHTPATCRRAFDLIRTGAASPADFITATATLAQVPEVFRRMMVRSAEGRVDIKTAILPSSECAA